The sequence TTTGgttcaaagtttttttctttttccagggAATTATTCCGAACCATGCAAGACAAAGACACTTGATAaatgtgcaagaaaaaaaaaggttatgaTTTTATCAGGGTTCAGCCCAGCCAGTTGGATGAGTTCACAATCTAATTTAATAATATGCTAGTTTTGTTATGGCATCTTTAAATATAATATCTGTACATACTAAATAGATTCATGCTAATTACATCTTTCCAAAATAATCTTGGTTATAATATGCACATTACCTTTTAGATTCATTGGCATAATGGGGAAACTGAGCTACCTTGACTGGTGCTCTGATGTTGACTTGgatgtggatttattttttgaacTGGACTAAAACGTGTTAAGTAGTGGTGTCATTTTCTCCAGAGATTTCTTGTAAAACATAATATAACCCAAGGGATTTATGCTTGAATTAAGGTTTACATAAAACATCCAGTAGAAGACCTAAATGACTTTTTAAGGTAAGCAACAATTTTTTCTCCACACTGTGTTGCTGATGCCCATCtgcaaacacaatttaattGCAATTAGGAAATGGAAATTTTTGGTCATGTTTGGGTTGGGTGGGATAGTCCAACACAGGTTTTCACATCAGAGCAACTGTTTTATTACTCGCGTCTGAAGCAAGGTGGAAAAAAGGTTTGTGTGGTATTAAAGTCTGCACTGGATACGGGAAGGAACTTATGTCTGCAGTCAAAAATTCAAACAATTCTGCTAAGGCAGTCTGTATTCTGATGAACATTTTAGTAATACATATAATGCACCCCTTGGTTGTAAAGCAGTGGCACTTATGTGTCATGTCACATGCATGACATTCTTGGAATTTAAGCACATGATGCATAGAAAAGTGGTTTCTGCATGTTACAGGACTTTCCACCCTCACTTGAAGACTCTTTATAGATCTTACATTTCAAAAAAGTAGATGGATTTGAGTTCAacattgctgtttttttaaaagcgtGAAACGGTCAAAAAAAGGTGTCAGCCTTGGGATTCATTGAATTATTTAGGTTTGGCGCTCGATTCCATCCCCGTTCAGAATCTTATTCCTTAAACGTACAAGCATTTAACAGTTTAAAATGTATCCTAACGCTGTCTTTGTCTTGAACTAGCCTAAGATGAACAGCAGCGGACCAGCGTTGCCCCTGGCTTCTCTGTATGTTGGAGACCTGCATCCTGATGTCACGGAGGCCATGCTCTATCAGAAGTTCTCTCCTGCAGGACCCATCATGTCAATCCGTGTGTGCCGGGACATCATGACCCGCATATCTCTGGGATATGCCTACATCAACTTCCAGCAACCAGCAGATGGTATGGCGTCCATCTGTACTCTGATTCAGACAAATTTTTATCTCTGGATAGCTAAGAGCAATGATCTGTAGTTTTGCACCTGACGGATTGACtggaatatattttaatatgcagttataatggaggCAGCTGAAATGGGTCAGGTATAATTCAGCATTGGGTACTCAAAGGAATTCCATTTCTgttttgcagccgagtgtgccCTGGATACATTGAACTATGAAATCATGAAGGGCGTTCCTATCCGAATCATGTGGTCTCAGCGTGACCCAGGACTCAGGAAGTCTGGTGTGGGAAACATCTTCATCAAGAACATGGATGAATCTATTGACAACAAAGCACTGTATGACACCTTCTCAACCTTCGGCAATATTTTGTCCTGCAAGGCAAGTGGCTGGAGAAACTTGGCTACTGCATGGTAGCTCCATCTGTGTGAGCTAACTGCCTCGTGCTGTTCTGTGAAGTCATTCAGCACAGTTTAGCAGATGTTTGAGATGAGACTAGGTCTTCTACACAAAACTGTAAATGTATAAAATAGTCACGCTATGTAATATTGAATTTTCCAGTGGACATTTTTAAGTCACACATGTTAAATGCAGTTATACATTTTTAGTTTGCTTGGAATATTGAGGGCAATCACGCCACTAAAGGCACTCTGTAAATTACATACCACAAGCTTTTTAATCATTCGAGTATTCTGTCTGTTTAGATTGTTTGTGATGAAAAGGGATCCAAAGGCTACGGGTTTGTTCACTTTGAAACTCAAGAAGCAGCGAACCGGGCCATTGAAACCATGAATGGGATGCTGCTGAATGACAGGAAAGTGTGAGTAACTGATTTAAATGAACTTATCAGAACACATTCAGGCAATTTGTACTTTGTATGAATTGTGACTGCTGTAGAATTACCTGAGAGCAAATTTGTAAATTGACAATTGATACAATCTTGTCAGCACCAAGTTTTCCCTGTTGAAATCTGAATAGTTATGCTAGATTTTATTGTTCATGTGGATTTAAAGCCGAAAGGCCACAAAAAATGGTCAGAATGCTCTGAAGTGTAGAAATGTATTAAAGTAGTACCTGctgtaaatatttacagaagttttattttctaatgtgacattttgcccattttaaaatctgttttcaatCATCAGAAGCCAAATACAAATATCAACACTGTACAATCAAGTGTTTGactttcatttctttgtcttcAATAATTTCTCTCTTGGTTATCGTTTGATTCTGTCTACAGTTTTGTTGGAATATTTAAGTCCCGCAAAGCGAGAGAGTTGGAGACTGGTACCAAAGCTCTGAGGTTCACCAATGTCTACGTCAAAAACTTTGGCGAAGATTACACCGATGAGAAACTCGAGGAACTCTTTTCAGAATTTGGTAAGATTTGGTCCTGCTCAAGTGGGGATAAAGGTTTTTTAACAGATGTGAATGTTAATGCAGTCAGTAACTAGGTATGTGCACAGGTGCATTATGGGTATCATTGGTCTCTGCTGCTTTAGTGGTGGCTGCTCAGAACCTGTTGggtttttaaatgatttgaatAAGGGTGTCGTCTTTCGAGAAGTTGGATGAATGAATCTTGATGATTTTTTGTCTTAAACAGAAGTCACAACCTACCTTTACATGTGTAAGGTGGGTTGTGCAGTCTCTAGAGATCTTCTTaatttgttaaaagaaaaatccacaaGTGGATTCAGATGTGATTGGGCCTTTTTTTATAAAGTACATTGTTGATCAAATGCTTCATGGTGATTATGGACCCACTCGTGCTCACATTCACAGGGAGGACTCTTAGTGTGCGAGTGATGAAAGACGACAAGGGCCGTTCACGAGGATTTGGCTTTGTAAACTTTGACAACAATGAAGATGCTTTGAAGGTAGAGTACCAATTCATTGTCCACTCCATTAGGTCCAAATACacacaatacagtacatcatgtaTTTTAAATGAGACAATCAAAATGCTAAATACAAGTAAAATGGGGAACATGATTGGCAGGTGAGATGTGCTGAAGGTGTAACCATGTCCaatctggaaaaaaacccaaactatAGCAAATGGCATCCAGAACCCAGACcatgataaacatttttaaactgcttCATAAAGTAGGCTGGTATGTAACGTGACAGCTCTTCACCACCGGTGCATCTGTCTCATCCTGGTTGTCTTTATACCCCTGCATTTTTTTACCATTGCTGCCTTTACACACAattccatctttgttttttcaaatagctgtagttttttttttttgtcacattagCAGCCAAGGTGCCATATCTGGGATTATCAAGATATGCAAGTTTGAATGGCTTCCAGGTGACTGATGCTgtccaaattaaatatttgcgCTCTTGTTTGATCTCCACCTGTGTTTTAAGAAAACATAGTGACACATGAGTCACTTTGTTTTGTCGTGTAGCCtttggattttatttgaaaCCTTATATATATGGTTTCCATCTGGGTCAAACATGCAGCAGCGATAATGTCCAAACGCTCTAGTCAGAACAGACATTTGTATTCTGACTAACCTGCAACACTAACAATTACAGAACTATTTTACAATCTCACTGTAATACAGGAGACAATCTGCGAACTCAGACTCCCAGACCTCCTTGTACCATTTGCAGAATGCAAAATAATAAACCTGAATCACGTTGGAACCAAAAGTATCAATCCCACTCAAACACATGATTGCAGACTGCCCCAGTCTTTTCCCCTGAATGTTTTGTCATTGCCACCCTCCTCTGCTTTGGAGGCAGGGCTGGGACCTGGAAGATGTACTCATTCTAATGCTCTCGTCTTATTGGCTGCTGCTGTAAGCTGTCGTTGGTGATTGGCAGGTGTCAAGATTGGATCCAAGCTGATGAGCCAACAGAGGCTCACAGCAACGGTACTGAGTTGATATTGCTCTTGTCTTCTCAGGCAGTTGATGAACTGAATGGAAAGGAGATCAATGGGAAAAGCCTCTATGTGGGTCGGGCTCAGAAGCGACTGGAGCGCCAGCTAGAACTCAAGCGCAGGTTTGAGCAGATCAAACAAGACCGAATCCAGCGCTATCAGGTGACTGAAATGTTATACGTATGGACACACTACTTTAACTGGAGATGAGTaaatgcaaaatgcaaaatatatttGGGACGTGGGAATCTGAATATTTCTGATTCCAGGGGGTGAATCTGTATGTGAAAAACCTTGACGATGGAATCACTGACGAGATACTCCGGAGTGAGTTTGCTCCATACGGCACCATCACCAGTGCCAAGGTACTACAGAGGTTGAGGCAACGGCCGCCTTGACTGAATTTGAACTCACtggctgctgctgatgtcaaTTGTTTTTCAATGAGAAGGCAATAGAGGCAAAGAAAAACTTAACATGTAGAACCTAAAACTCGTAGGAGCCATCTGCCTGGACCGGATTGGTGAAGGGACACAGACGCCTAGAAACAAAGTTATGAACATAGACACCAAAACATTACCTTTAGTCTTCTTTTTCCAAACATGTATGATTGGTGTGTTcagtaataaataaagatgagcACACAAGCATCTTTTCAGCAGTTTGACACTTTGGTAAACACTAGATGTTTGCATGAATCTGAATTCTACAGCTGATTAATGCATCATCAACATTCCtgaatgtgttctgtgttgatTCCTGTAGGTCATGACTGATGGCGCCCAAAGCAAGGGCTTCGGCTTCGTCTGCTTTTCGTCGCCCGAGGAGGCGACAAAGGCGGTGACTGAAATGAATGGGAGAATCGTTGCGACCAAACCGCTGTATGTGGCTCTGGCTCAGAGGAGGGAGGAACGTAAAGCGATCCTGACCAATAAGTACTCGCAGAGATTTGCTACCTTGAGGAGCATAACGAGTCCCATTATAGACCAGTACCAGCAGGCTGGATATTACATGACTGTACCTCAGGTAATGGAGTGGGTAACAACCACTTTGTTTTTATGGGCAGACTAATACTAGTCTGTTTTAACTATTTGGAACAATTCACTCAAGCACTGTAATGAGGGTAGGCTACTTGtactgattttaaaatgttgtttccCAAGTCCAGTTAAGACTCatcatattttgtttaaaagttATATTTTTAAGTCTTCAAAATGGAGTAGGGCACCATTTCTACAGAAATCGTTCAGCTTCAGTCAATGGAAGGTGTTATTCTAGGAACCTTTTTCAGATGAGGAGTGAAAGTCTTGACGGTACAGCAGTATCTGGAGATATGAGCTGCTCGACTTACAAGTTAAAGTGGTACctttacttacgaaattaattggttctggaagaaattacgcaagtagaaaatttcattaGTAGAgacttgttttccatgcaaatgtcctaatccgttccaagcccgaAAAAATTCAGACgtaaatgttttacaaagcataaaaatgcatcaaaacatgtaacaaatgcatgttacaattagattactacacaataaatgagagttgtgcataatgtaaaaaacaaagactagagtaaagaataataatgatggtcatttaccttttaactgctgtcctcattgtattttgccctctttggttcatgccctcttgccccaccatgaacaacagggtgaattccagtcctccttctgaacttctccaaccacccacgtgatgcctgaaacttccttttgttttaataacgtgattgtagatgcattacggccatattctttggtgagatcaaccaaacgcatccctttttcatgcttttctatcatctcttgctttgtttgtacggacaaaaaaaactcgtcttttcttttcctcttttctccgtcactttcttggggtccatagtgaatactctaaaagttaatatatttacgtaaaacctcatgggtcgagggccgaatgacgaggacaaTGCATGGACACTGATCTAGCttcacacagaggtccctcttggctaatgggatgccaggaagatactaggtaatagccaatggcagagcagctatgagaatgttgcattcaggaacctgtgggagctgcgagtatcagcccatactgtatttttaccttgcataaatcgaaatttctttcgtaactacaggcaatattttcctactGAGAAGTTTTGTatgtagaacatttcgtaagtagagataccACTGTATTTAAGATGCGGTCCGTTGCTCTGTCCAGGTTTTGCATACAAAATAAGATTGAAATGATTCGTTTTAAGTGGAGAATTCGATTTACAAGCGGcttaaactcgtatctcgaggtacgaTTGTATATCCTGTGGTTGGTTGATTCCGAGGGCTCCAGCAGTAAAACACGATTATCTTGATTAAATCATGCAGCCTCCTCCTCGCGCCCTCTACAACCACAATCCTGTGCGACCACCTCACCGTTGGATGGGGCAGCCACCCAGATTACAGGGTGGGTGGATCATTTGTTTTACCTTAACTTGACTGTTTCCTATGCAGTGTCTAAATATGAATGTCCTTGCCTTGGCAGCCTACCCAGCCCAGTTTCTCGGTGGCTCTGGTCCCCGCCGTGGATCGAGCTACATCGCTACAGTCAAACAGGCCTCCACCCAGGCCCCTCGCGctgtaaactccacacagaagacaAGTAAAACTAGGGCTAGGATAATGTGACGATCTCCATCTTCCCACGGCCCGTCATGCAGGTTTATCTGACAAGATGTTCTTTACTTAGGCAACATGGCGACTCAGACTCGGCGCTCCGATTCGCACGGTGTGGCAAAAGGCAACCAGTATAAGTATTCTTCTTCTGTGAGAAACCTGCAGCAGGCCATGGCTACGTCGCCACAAATTGGTAAACAGGTATGTCTGTACAGCTCTCAGCCACATGTAGGCCCAGACTCTGAAGCCCAAACATTTCTGTAGAATGTGACTTAGTTGCTCATATTGAATATCAAGgaataaatgcaatattttgAGGAGCCTTGGAGAAAATGATCTGATCCGCTGTTTTGTCTTTAGAGTGTTTCTTCCCCTGTGAAGGAGCCACCAATGCACGGTAAAGAGTCGCTGACCGCCAAGGTGTTGGCTGCAGCTCCACTCTTGGATCAGAAGCAGATTCTTGGTGGGGCATCATTCAGTTCTGACCCTTCTACCCATCTGAAGCAGCTCCTGTATTCGTCCTCACCATCTGCCCTGTTTTCCACAGGGGAACAGTTGTACCCACTGATCTACAGTCTTCATCCAAGCCTGGCTGGAAAAATTACTGGGATGCTGCTGGATCTCAACAATTCCGACCTGCTGCAGTTGCTGGACTCTCCTCAGTCCCTGCGCTCTAAGGTTTAATCATGTTCACTTTCATACAGGCTCTCATTGGTCTCATTAAGGCTGTGGTAGGTAACTCATAGCAACAGGTTTTTGTAATCTTTCATCAGATAAATCTGTGGAACAGGGTGTTTTTGCTACATCTAGTGCTTCTGAAGCCTTGTGTCAGAATCCATTGGACCAGATTCAGGTCCAAAGCACTAGATTTTTACCTACCTCAGCTTTATGAGCTAGTGCAGATAAAAAAATTGCACTTTTTCTGGATTTACCACTTAAATGTGTGATATTTCCTATGCTAttacctgttttttctttttcctatttaaaaaatacactatATACTGTCTGCATGAGAATCTGTACATTTGCACTTCTTGAAGCTTCGTTCACCAGATTATCTTGTAACAAGAATTCTCTACATGGATTAATTTTGCAGTGTTTACCAGATCTAAGATATTTGGAAAGTTTGTGAATCTTTAATTTCAGGATTCTCACACAAATGTCTTCAATGTCTTTTGGTGGGAGCAGCACTTAAGCTTTTCAAGTCTTCTAGATGGGGACATTTTATGCGTcttaaaatttttatattttttttactaacaaGCTCTgttctttcattgtttttaatgttaattaaaatcTGTTTCCTGAAACATTACATTGATATTTCTATTCTTACTCAGGTGTACGTGTGCTGCGCAAAGCAATGAATTAAATGCACAAATGTCTCCAACGACACAAACTTGTTGTGTCTCCAGCTTTTCTGATGACTAGGTAGCATTAACTCCAAAAGCCATTTATTTGATACTTGACATCAAAATCCCTTCACGTAGTCTTTGTGCATTGATGTGAAAGCATAGCTGTCTAACAGCAGGTGAGCCTATTGCAGCCCTAGATGGTTGCAAACTGTTTTGGGAAATGGTAGAcaataaaggaataaaaaatgtGCCTTCCAGCGGAGAATGGGGAAGGAATCCTTAGTCTAGTTTGAGGGCAAGAAAACGGAACCGTCACTCCTCCAGGTGGCAGCATCCTCTCACTGCAAGGCCTGGCACAAAATGGGGTGGGGAGACCgactgagactagagctgaccTCAAAAGGGAAAGGCGGTTTTCAGGATCGGCCGATGTGAAACGTGTTCACACACATCAGGCCAGACAGAGCCAGAGTCAACTTCCTTGAGCTTTTTTCTGTAGACGGTTGTATTTTCCCCCATAAGACACCACACCTTATTACAGGAGGATGGCGCGAGACCACTCTGGTGTGGGCAGAAGAGACTTGTATGGGAACACAGGATACTTATCATCTTTTCTCTGATGGACTTAATAAATTGCTAGATGTAGTCACTAAGAGGGTTTAAAGTTAACTTTAAATTTGAGTGTTTGAGGTTGACTTGATCTGTTGAAACAAATCATGACCAAAGGTCaatttgttaatatttaatgGTGTTTAATGGTCTTGCAGTGTAGATGTTAATATTCATGGTGACGGGAAGGTAAAGAAAACACTTAATACTTCAAGATGAGAGCAGTTAACTTTAAGCAAAGAATAGTCCATGAATTTGGGACATTGTACTGATTTTCTCACGTTCTGGGAGACTATCCATAGACCAAACCAGTCTGGTTGTTAAATAAAATACGAACTTGAACACTTGTAGAATGATGTCATGTCTTTCTTTTGAATTCatcaaaagtgaaaatgaagtgTTGGTGTTTTCTGTTTAAGAGCACGGTTAGCACCTTCCACGTTTTTGTAAGAAGCAAACAAGAGTACTGCCTAGTTTCACATTTATCAGACGACATCCTTGAGATGGTGaatcatctttttcttctttggcCAGGTGGACGAAGCAATTGCTGTCCTGCAGGCTCACCAGGTGAAGGAATGCCCTCCCAAGAAGTGACCTGCTGCTACAGGTCAGAAACCATCTGCTAAAAGCTCAACACACTTATGCCAAACCCTGGTCCATACCTGATGAATTTGGaagtttaataaaatgaaagtgtTACGATTGCAGCAGTCCTGAGAGACTCCTCCTGACTTTTGTGCAGACATTGATTTAAAACTAATCACATTTCTTCCCCCCCAGACTTGATGAACTCCgtggaagtggaaaaaaaatatttaaaatctaaaaGTTAAATCAATATTTGGTGAGGATTAAATTGAGAAATTTGTGAAGTTTTGTTGCCATACCTTTTGTTAAGATAAAAATTACAGCATATGCATGAAACCAGTCTCCTGTCATTACTCATGAAGAACATGAAGGTACTGCTGCAGTGAATGCACTTCAGTTGGAAAGTTACAGTAGAGTGTTCATTTGAAGGTGATGAACCACTGCTTCCCCTTTGATGGGAGGAGACGATCAGGGCCTGAGAATCTAACGGGTAAACTTGCATGAGTTGAACATCAGTAGTTAAGATAAGCCACTAGAAACTAGTGGTCACAACCCACCAGCTACATGGAATGAAGGTGTGGATATGTTTGAATTATGAATTTAAAACTCATTTACAAGAGAaatgtcatttgaatttacacaATTTAATTCTACAACTGAATGGCACCACTTGTGTCCCATGTACAGACATTTCAAGGCTGACTTCTGCAGACACGAAGTATGAGCTCCGATGAGTCCAACCAGCTGCTTTAAGACGTGTCCAGATGCTGGGTAAGGATTTATATTTGTCTTGAAATACACAGATCACATACTAAAATGTAATTCCAGACCTCAGCTTTGTGTAATTGTGCAGAGATGCAGTGAATCTTCCATAAACTTTGTAAGTTGATGAGCAGAACTGAGCTTTCTACACAAGCGCCATAAACAAATGAAAGCCAATCAAAATGAACTTCGCCAACAATTTACTCTTAAGTCTAGGAAGAGAAACATTGGGGCATAAAGTCTGAAATAAGATTTTAATGACAGGCATTTCTCAACAAATTGAAAATGGGGTAACAAACTCTCCCACCTAGgtcaaaaataaactgaatgtcCAATCTGACAAAATTTATTGGAGCCTTTgtacaaaaaatgaaatgtctgtAAAAAGTTATAAAGAATTATTGTGGACATTGATATACTTGACATTTAAGGCCTATGAACCCAAGACATTTCTGGAACttcaatttatttaaatctaaaaactgttgattttaaaCAAGCAGATTAGACAgcaatatttaaaaacacagaccaATAGATATCTGCAGATAACTTCTCAGTGGCAGTTTACTACACAATCCACAAGATCTGAAAAGCAACTCAAAAAAGAGATTTCTCTGCATAACTTTCAATGTGACCAAATGAGCTTGAGgcaacttttattacatacagcCAACTAATGTGAATCAATGACAGTTTCATGGATGCAAACAAATTGTATTTACACTGCCTCCTCAGCCTGTCTCAGACTATCGACGTGCTGGCATTAGGAGCTGCTTTGCGGTTACTGAATCAGGGAAAAGGTTGTGGTAGGTTGGTAAGGGAACATAGGCTGCTGTGATCATTTTTcctagaaagaagaaaaacgtaAGTGCTCTAAATTGTTTATCAGCTTCATATGCTGGATTAATATTGACATCACTTACCTGCAAACCAGCGTCCATGAAGTGCGTTCACAGTCGCCATTGCTGCTGGTATTGAGGGACACTTCACATACACATTACCCTTTGTGGAAATAAAGGGACAAAGACTGTGATACAACGTTTCTACCACATCTGGATGTCACCATTTTGCTGTTACATTGATAAGAGGAAACTGATTTCAAAAAACCTGAGTCAACTTACTTGAGCAGAGTTCTTGTCGACATAAATATGAACAATTCCTCCATGTTTGTTACACTCC is a genomic window of Antennarius striatus isolate MH-2024 chromosome 2, ASM4005453v1, whole genome shotgun sequence containing:
- the LOC137608047 gene encoding embryonic polyadenylate-binding protein B-like; its protein translation is MTRGGHKQVFHGRNYKKLASVREVIGGQSCCTEGRISESHVGCLRQPKMNSSGPALPLASLYVGDLHPDVTEAMLYQKFSPAGPIMSIRVCRDIMTRISLGYAYINFQQPADAECALDTLNYEIMKGVPIRIMWSQRDPGLRKSGVGNIFIKNMDESIDNKALYDTFSTFGNILSCKIVCDEKGSKGYGFVHFETQEAANRAIETMNGMLLNDRKVFVGIFKSRKARELETGTKALRFTNVYVKNFGEDYTDEKLEELFSEFGRTLSVRVMKDDKGRSRGFGFVNFDNNEDALKAVDELNGKEINGKSLYVGRAQKRLERQLELKRRFEQIKQDRIQRYQGVNLYVKNLDDGITDEILRSEFAPYGTITSAKVMTDGAQSKGFGFVCFSSPEEATKAVTEMNGRIVATKPLYVALAQRREERKAILTNKYSQRFATLRSITSPIIDQYQQAGYYMTVPQPPPRALYNHNPVRPPHRWMGQPPRLQAYPAQFLGGSGPRRGSSYIATVKQASTQAPRAVNSTQKTSNMATQTRRSDSHGVAKGNQYKYSSSVRNLQQAMATSPQIGKQSVSSPVKEPPMHGKESLTAKVLAAAPLLDQKQILGEQLYPLIYSLHPSLAGKITGMLLDLNNSDLLQLLDSPQSLRSKVDEAIAVLQAHQVKECPPKK